One Silene latifolia isolate original U9 population chromosome 4, ASM4854445v1, whole genome shotgun sequence DNA segment encodes these proteins:
- the LOC141651767 gene encoding protein FAR1-RELATED SEQUENCE 5-like produces MSTSDATTSSSTNNSFKTPRTRIEILNALKYIPFCPEEKKPKVGQVFETLESTELFYKEYCTICGFTSRLATTKRIKGNELPNSFALRNVVCNRQGVKESRKRKRIDIDTDTAENDAQSDVTDISRVRPITKIDCRALVQFKYQENGTYIVTRFDEAHNNQHASPESTIFLKGNGKMTEVQNQFFTKVKVLKLGGVKAYRGWKELCGGYDNIGVTEVDFKNFVRDIKTYIGNFDAQMFVENLIGKKDTCSSFYFDFIVDENKCLVGVFWADPICIKNYMLFGEVLSVDATYGTNKYDMVFVPFTGVDHHKRCITFGAGLIGDESIECYRWLFKTFLEAMGGCQPRIIITDQDKSMKSVVPEVFKESTHKLCMWHIMNKLREKVSYQLFQDEDFKTRLNRCVWNYQLEPDEFKEQWGKIMTDYQLVEHEWFSDLYDIREQWIPAYFKDVSMSGLMRVTSRSESENSFFDRFLTPHLTLVEFWVSYERALEAQRHKQSKLNSDNKHSEIPRKTNFSLKSMLLKYTRTTFTKTSKQNWLQLCLIVVLKMHCLWILHNQDSQRIPEQYIMQRWTKAAMSKPVFDKDGKLIDVSQTFSDRKSLSTELWQEVYSCVSVAECDDNDMKLLIEKLRDIRLDMISNRSIDENFSNVHLVNIKCISI; encoded by the exons ATGagtacaagtgatgcaactacgtCTTCTTCTACAAATAACAGCTTTAAGACTCCAagaacaagaattgaaatattaAATGCACTCAAGTACATTCCGTTCTGTCCAGAGGAAAAGAAACCTAAAGTAGGACAAGTATTCGAAACACTAGAATCAACAGAGTTATTCTATAAAGAATATTGTACAATCTGTGGGTTTACGTCAAGACTTGCAACAACAAAAAGGATTAAAGGTAATGAGTTACCAAATAGTTTTGCATTAAGGAATGTTGTCTGCAATAGGCAAGGTGTAAAGGAAAGTAGGAAAAGGAAGAGGATTGATATTGATACTGATACTGCTGAGAATGATGCACAATCTGATGTGACAGACATAAGCCGTGTAAGGCCGATTACAAAAATTGACTGTCGTGCATTAGTGCAGTTCAAATACCAAGAAAATGGAACTTACATTGTTACCAGATTCGATGAAGCCCATAACAATCAACATGCTTCGCCGGAATCTACAATATTCTTGAAAGGAAACGGAAAAATGACAGAGGTACAGAATCAATTTTTCACAAAGGTAAAGGTGTTAAAACTAGGTGGTGTGAAAGCCTATAGAGGTTGGAAGGAGTTGTGTGGAGGTTACGACAACATTGGTGTTACTGAGGTTGATTTCAAAAACTTTGTCAGGGACATAAAAACCTACATTGGTAATTTTGATGCGCAAATGTTTGTTGAGAATCTTATTGGGAAAAAAGACACATGCagttcattttactttgattttatagTAGATGAAAACAAGTGCCTGGTTGGAGTGTTTTGGGCAGATCCGATCTGCATAAAGAACTACATGTTGTTCGGTGAGGTGTTATCAGTAGATGCTACATATggaacaaacaagtacgatatggtgTTTGTGCCTTTCACAGGAGTTGATCACCACAAAAGGTGCATAACCTTTGGAGCTGGGTTGATTGGTGATGAAAGTATTGAGTGTTATAGATGGTTGTTCAAGACATTTTTGGAAGCAATGGGTGGGTGCCAGCCGAGAATTATAATTACTGATCAGGACAAATCAATGAAGTCGGTAGTCCCGGAAGTGTTTAAGGAGTCAACACACAAACTGTGCATGTGGCacataatgaataaactaagagaAAAAGTCAGTTATCAACTGTTTCAAGATGAGGATTTTAAGACCAGGCTCAATAGGTGTGTTTGGAACTACCAACTTGAGCCTGATGAATTCAAAGAACAATGGGGGAAGATAATGACTGATTATCAACTTGTAGAACACGAGTGGTTTTCAGATTTGTACGATATCAGGGAACAGTGGATTCCTGCCTATTTTAAAGATGTTTCCATGTCTGGCTTGATGAGGGTTACTTCTAGGTCTGAGAGTGAAAACAGTTTCTTTGACAGGTTCCTTACACCTCATTTGACCCTTGTTGAGTTTTGGGTGAGCTATGAGAGGGCTTTGGAAGCACAAAGACACAAGCAGTCCAAGTTGAACAGTGACAACAAACACTCTGAAATCCCACGGAAAACAAACTTTTCCTTGAAGTCCATGCTTCTGAAATATACTCGCACAACATTTACAAAGACTTCCAAACAGAATTGGTTGCAGCTTTGTCTGATTGTCGTTTTAAAGAT GCACTGCCTTTGGATTCTACACAACCAAGATTCTCAGAGAATACCAGAACAGTACATAATGCAAAGATGGACAAAAGCTGCAATGAGTAAGCCTGTCTTTGATAAAGATGGCAAACTGATAGATGTCTCTCAAACGTTTTCTGACCGGAAAAGTTTGAGTACTGAGCTGTGGCAAGAGGTTTATTCTTGTGTCAGCGTAGCTGAGTGTGATGATAACGACATGAAGCTTTTGATTGAAAAACTGAGAGATATTAGATTGGATATGATTAGTAACAGAA GCATAGATGAGAATTTCAGCAATGTACATTTGGTTAACATTAAATGTATATCaatttag